In a single window of the Pongo abelii isolate AG06213 chromosome 1, NHGRI_mPonAbe1-v2.0_pri, whole genome shotgun sequence genome:
- the NEK2 gene encoding serine/threonine-protein kinase Nek2 isoform X2, which translates to MPSRAEDYEVLYTIGTGSYGRCQKIRRKSDGKILVWKELDYGSMTEAEKQMLVSEVNLLRELKHPNIVRYYDRIIDRTNTTLYIVMEYCEGGDLASVITKGTKERQYLDEEFVLRVMTQLTLALKECHRRSDGGHTVLHRDLKPANVFLDGKQNVKLGDFGLARILNHDTSFAKTFVGTPYYMSPEQMNRMSYNEKSDIWSLGCLLYELCALMPPFTAFSQKELAGKIREGKFRRIPYRYSDELNEIITRMLNLKDYHRPSVEEILENPLIADLVADEQRRNLERRGRQLGEPEKSQDSSPVSSELKLKEIQLQERERALKAREERLEQKEQELCVRERLAEDKLARAENLLKNYSLLKERKFLSLASSPVIKKKVHFSGESKENIMRSEKSESQLTSKSKCKDLKKRLHAAQLRAQALSDIEKNYQLKSRQILGMR; encoded by the exons ATGCCGTCCCGGGCTGAGGACTATGAAGTGTTGTACACCATTGGCACAGGCTCCTATGGCCGCTGCCAGAAGATCCGGAGGAAGAGTGATGGCAAG ATATTAGTTTGGAAAGAACTTGACTATGGCTCCATGACAGAAGCTGAGAAACAAATGCTTGTTTCTGAAGTGAATTTGCTTCGTGAACTGAAACATCCAAACATCGTTCGTTACTATGATCGGATTATTGACCGGACCAATACAACACTGTACATTGTAATGGAATATTGTGAAGGAGGGGATCTAGCTAGTGTAATTACAAAGGGAACCAAGGAAAG GCAATACTTAGATGAAGAATTTGTTCTTCGAGTGATGACTCAGTTGACTCTGGCCCTAAAGGAATGCCACAGACGAAGTGATGGTGGTCATACTGTATTGCATCGGGATCTGAAACCAGCcaatgttttcctggatggcaAGCAAAACGTCAAGCTTGGAGACTTTGGGCTAGCTAGAATATTAAACCACGACACGAGTTTTGCAAAAACATTTGTTGGCACACCTTATTACATGTCTCCT GAACAAATGAATCGCATGTCCTACAATGAGAAATCAGATATCTGGTCATTGGGCTGCTTGCTGTATGAGTTATGTGCATTAAT GCCTCCATTTACAGCTTTTAGCCAGAAAGAACTCGCTGGGAAAATCAGAGAAGGCAAATTCAGGCGAATTCCATACCGTTACTCtgatgaattgaatgaaattattACGAGGATGTTAAACTTAAAG gattACCATCGACCTTCTGTTGAAGAAATTCTTGAGAACCCTTTAATAGCAGATTTGGTTGCAGACGAGCAAAGAAGAAATCTTGAGAGAAGAGGGCGACAATTAGGAGAGCCAGAAAAATCGCAGGATTCCAGCCCTGTATCGAGTGAGCTGAAACTAAAGGAAATTCAGTTACAGGAGCGAGAGCGAGCTCTcaaagcaagagaagaaagaTTGGAGC agaaagaacaggAGCTTTGTGTTCGTGAGAGACTAGCAGAGGACAAACTGGCTAGAGCAGAAAATCTGTTGAAGAACTACAGCTTGCTAAAGGAACGGAAGTTCCTGTCTCTGGCAAGTAGTCCAG TAATTAAGAAGAAAGTTCATTTCAGTGGGGAAAGTAAAGAGAACATCATGAGGAGTGAGAAATCTGAGAGTCAGCTCACATCTAAGTCCAAGTGCAAGGACCTGAAGAAAAGGCTTCATGCTGCCCAGCTGCGGGCTCAAGCCCTGTCAGATATTGAGAAAAATTACCAACTGAAAAGCAGACAGATCCTGGGCATGCGCTAG
- the NEK2 gene encoding serine/threonine-protein kinase Nek2 isoform X1, whose product MPSRAEDYEVLYTIGTGSYGRCQKIRRKSDGKILVWKELDYGSMTEAEKQMLVSEVNLLRELKHPNIVRYYDRIIDRTNTTLYIVMEYCEGGDLASVITKGTKERQYLDEEFVLRVMTQLTLALKECHRRSDGGHTVLHRDLKPANVFLDGKQNVKLGDFGLARILNHDTSFAKTFVGTPYYMSPEQMNRMSYNEKSDIWSLGCLLYELCALMPPFTAFSQKELAGKIREGKFRRIPYRYSDELNEIITRMLNLKDYHRPSVEEILENPLIADLVADEQRRNLERRGRQLGEPEKSQDSSPVSSELKLKEIQLQERERALKAREERLEQKEQELCVRERLAEDKLARAENLLKNYSLLKERKFLSLASSPELLNLPSSVIKKKVHFSGESKENIMRSEKSESQLTSKSKCKDLKKRLHAAQLRAQALSDIEKNYQLKSRQILGMR is encoded by the exons ATGCCGTCCCGGGCTGAGGACTATGAAGTGTTGTACACCATTGGCACAGGCTCCTATGGCCGCTGCCAGAAGATCCGGAGGAAGAGTGATGGCAAG ATATTAGTTTGGAAAGAACTTGACTATGGCTCCATGACAGAAGCTGAGAAACAAATGCTTGTTTCTGAAGTGAATTTGCTTCGTGAACTGAAACATCCAAACATCGTTCGTTACTATGATCGGATTATTGACCGGACCAATACAACACTGTACATTGTAATGGAATATTGTGAAGGAGGGGATCTAGCTAGTGTAATTACAAAGGGAACCAAGGAAAG GCAATACTTAGATGAAGAATTTGTTCTTCGAGTGATGACTCAGTTGACTCTGGCCCTAAAGGAATGCCACAGACGAAGTGATGGTGGTCATACTGTATTGCATCGGGATCTGAAACCAGCcaatgttttcctggatggcaAGCAAAACGTCAAGCTTGGAGACTTTGGGCTAGCTAGAATATTAAACCACGACACGAGTTTTGCAAAAACATTTGTTGGCACACCTTATTACATGTCTCCT GAACAAATGAATCGCATGTCCTACAATGAGAAATCAGATATCTGGTCATTGGGCTGCTTGCTGTATGAGTTATGTGCATTAAT GCCTCCATTTACAGCTTTTAGCCAGAAAGAACTCGCTGGGAAAATCAGAGAAGGCAAATTCAGGCGAATTCCATACCGTTACTCtgatgaattgaatgaaattattACGAGGATGTTAAACTTAAAG gattACCATCGACCTTCTGTTGAAGAAATTCTTGAGAACCCTTTAATAGCAGATTTGGTTGCAGACGAGCAAAGAAGAAATCTTGAGAGAAGAGGGCGACAATTAGGAGAGCCAGAAAAATCGCAGGATTCCAGCCCTGTATCGAGTGAGCTGAAACTAAAGGAAATTCAGTTACAGGAGCGAGAGCGAGCTCTcaaagcaagagaagaaagaTTGGAGC agaaagaacaggAGCTTTGTGTTCGTGAGAGACTAGCAGAGGACAAACTGGCTAGAGCAGAAAATCTGTTGAAGAACTACAGCTTGCTAAAGGAACGGAAGTTCCTGTCTCTGGCAAGTAGTCCAG AACTTCTTAATCTTCCATCCTCAGTAATTAAGAAGAAAGTTCATTTCAGTGGGGAAAGTAAAGAGAACATCATGAGGAGTGAGAAATCTGAGAGTCAGCTCACATCTAAGTCCAAGTGCAAGGACCTGAAGAAAAGGCTTCATGCTGCCCAGCTGCGGGCTCAAGCCCTGTCAGATATTGAGAAAAATTACCAACTGAAAAGCAGACAGATCCTGGGCATGCGCTAG